A window of Scophthalmus maximus strain ysfricsl-2021 chromosome 10, ASM2237912v1, whole genome shotgun sequence contains these coding sequences:
- the mlh1 gene encoding DNA mismatch repair protein Mlh1 yields the protein MSGVIRRLDETVVNRIAAGEVIQRPANAVKELIENCLDAKSTSIQVTVKDGGLKLLQIQDNGTGIRREDMEIVCERFTTSKLQTFDDLSAIATYGFRGEALASISHVAHVTITTKTADAKCAYRGSYSDGKVKGPLKPCAGNQGTQILVEDLFYNVSTRRKALKNPSDEHSRIVEVISRYAIHNSGKSFCVKKHGETVADVRTLPNASVVDNIRVVFGNAVSRELIEVACEDQKLAYKMKGYISNANYSVKKCILILFINHRLVESSALKKAIEATYTAYLPKNTHPFLYLSLEIAPQNVDVNVHPTKHEVHFLHEDSVIESVQKHVESKLLGTNSSRTYFTQTLLPGLSVSGGTEVKSSSATADSTERVYAHQMVRTDCRAQKLDAFLRPKEKPSADPEPAGPSGREAANKTARPDDVEMDEADDVDLLQALDQQEAEEESSVGANDVQRKRPRKEQQQQQEEEEEEEDLTAAATPKRRVIKLNSIKELRAEITENTHKGLQEMLQSHSFVGCVNPQWTLIQHHTKLYLLNTTKLSQELFYQILTYDFGNFGVLRLSTPAPLYDLAMLALDCDESGWTEDDGPKEGLAQFIVDFLKKKAEMLEDYFSVEIDQEGNLRGLPLLLDKYAPIMEGLPMFILRLATEVNWDNEKECFRDLSKECSMFYSIRKQYILEAEPGEEQDGEANSWRWKTEHIIFKAFRTLFSPPKNFSEDGTVLQIANLPDLYKVFERC from the exons ATGTCGGGAGTCATCCGGAGGCTCGACGAGACGGTTGTTAACCGGATCGCTGCAGGAGAAGTTATCCAGCGTCCCGCCAACGCCGTTAAAGAACTGATTGAAAACTG TTTAGATGCCAAGTCCACCAGCATCCAGGTGACAGTGAAGGACGGCGGCCTGAAGCTCCTCCAGATCCAGGACAACGGCACTGGCATCAGG AGAGAAGACATGGAAATCGTTTGTGAGCGTTTCACCACCAGCAAACTCCAGACGTTTGACGACCTCTCGGCCATCGCGACCTATGGATTTAGAGGAGAG GCCCTTGCAAGTATAAGCCATGTTGCCCATGTGACCATCACGACCAAGACAGCTGATGCCAAATGTGCTTACAG AGGCAGCTACAGTGATGGCAAAGTTAAAGGTCCTCTTAAACCATGTGCGGGCAACCAGGGAACACAGATTCTT GTGGAGGACCTCTTCTACAACGTGTCCACCAGGAGAAAAGCTTTAAAGAACCCAAGTGATGAGCACTCCAGGATTGTAGAAGTGATCAGCAG gtACGCCATACACAATTCAGGAAAAAGCTTTTGTGTCAAAAAG cATGGAGAGACTGTGGCAGATGTGAGGACTCTACCCAACGCTTCTGTGGTGGATAACATTCGAGTAGTGTTTGGAAATGCAGTTAGCAG GGAGCTCATTGAAGTTGCCTGTGAGGATCAGAAACTCGCTTACAAGATGAAAGGCTACATCTCAAACGCAAACTACTCTGTCAAGAAATGCATCCTGATCCTCTTCATCAATC ATCGTCTGGTAGAGTCCAGTGCTTTGAAGAAAGCGATCGAGGCCACTTACACCGCATACCTTCCCAAGAACACGCATCCTTTTCTTTACCTCAG CTTAGAGATCGCCCCGCAGAACGTAGACGTGAACGTTCACCCCACCAAACATGAGGTGCATTTCCTGCATGAAGACAGCGTCATCGAGAGCGTTCAGAAGCACGTTGAGAGCAAACTCCTTGGCACCAACTCCTCACGCACGTATTTCACTCAA ACGTTGCTGCCAGGGCTGTCAGTCTCAGGCGGCACGGAGGTGAAGTCCTCCAGCGCCACAGCAGATTCCACCGAGCGAGTGTACGCGCATCAGATGGTGAGGACCGACTGTCGCGCTCAGAAGCTGGACGCCTTCCTCCGGCCGAAAGAGAAGCCGTCGGCTGACCCCGAACCGGCCGGTCCCAGCGGCAGAGAGGCGGCGAACAAAACCGCCCGCCCTGACGACGTGGAGATGGACGAGGCCGATGACGTAGATCTGCTGCAGGCCTTGGAtcagcaggaggcggaggaagaaaGCAGCGTCGGTGCTAATGATGTTCAAAG AAAGCGTCCAaggaaggagcagcagcagcagcaggaggaggaggaggaagaagaggaccTGACGGCTGCAGCCACGCCGAAGAGACGAGTCATAAAACTGAACAGCATCAAGGAGCTGAGAGCTGAGAtcactgagaacacacacaaag GTCTTCAAGAAATGCTGCAGAGCCACTCGTTTGTGGGCTGCGTCAATCCCCAGTGGACTCTCATCCAACATCACACCAAACTGTACCTGCTGAACACCACCAAACTCAG tcaggAGCTTTTCTACCAAATACTGACCTACGACTTTGGGAACTTTGGCGTGCTCAGACTATCT ACCCCGGCTCCGCTCTATGACCTGGCCATGTTGGCTCTGGACTGTGACGAGAGTGGCTGGACAGAAGATGACGGACCGAAAGAAGGCCTGGCTCAGTTCATCGTGGACTTCCTGAAGAAGAAAGCCGAGATGCTGGAGGACTACTTCTCCGTGGAGATAGACCAG GAAGGAAATCTAAGAGgactgccactgctgctggaCAAGTACGCTCCCATCATGGAAGGTCTCCCCATGTTCATCCTGCGCCTGGCCACTGAG GTGAACTGGGACAACGAGAAGGAGTGCTTCAGAGACCTAAGTAAGGAGTGCAGCATGTTCTACTCCATCAGGAAGCAGTACATCCTGGAGGCCGAACCGGGGGAGGAGCAG GATGGCGAGGCCAACTCGTGGCGTTGGAAAACGGAGCACATCATCTTCAAAGCTTTCCGAACCCTCTTCAGTCCTCCCAAGAACTTCAGCGAGGACGGCACGGTGCTGCAGATTGCAAACTTACCCGATCTCTATAAAGTGTTCGAGAGGTGCTGA